In Anabrus simplex isolate iqAnaSimp1 chromosome 4, ASM4041472v1, whole genome shotgun sequence, a single genomic region encodes these proteins:
- the LOC136872812 gene encoding uncharacterized protein produces MPPHKKIETLFRMCTDSFVECLVTSWMNPRIPRCTDHGTNLNRYLKEQLPFSIIDGIVLEIIKLYVKKYRIYFQEGYDKSMLPTVSHLLQVVIIPGLKSLNLGTIVYVDEVDDNDFDEFEVTFKSLLPVLSNIVEISLTTHGLNVTLPICSDSILKQMSENCPNLKCLNISFNSRVTDVGLHYLIPSQERVGCPSLEVLFLHECSVTPFGISDVLENLPNLRIVGYKKLGGVLFSLHDRYIKTNDSRLLEGFKLTHVNNLSCTFKKHEGVCKLIHAVGVLCPFVQNLKMRVLDSDVPHLDVFKCLKSLELIFNVYRPLSPSNGTYAYLRSCGHQLTSLTLICGPFQTAFLKLVGKYCFNVKQLWIRCNSLILDCELELDQPEECKFIYLESLYFRVGETEYDECVLPVSVFRYILRDSCLRELRLIGRNVLTTDLWLRELWQSFSVQSLERVLIALPRQNIVNASLNLSLSSVHMILEQCPNLITLENLLVWKVSQEQCDELRLMMKERNINLKLTYRIMNIT; encoded by the coding sequence ATGCCTCCTCATAAGAAAATAGAAACACTTTTTCGCATGTGTACAGATTCTTTCGTAGAATGCTTGGTTACGTCCTGGATGAATCCTAGGATCCCAAGATGTACTGATCATGGGACTAATCTGAACAGATATCTGAAGGAACAGTTACCGTTTAGTATTATAGATGGCATTGTGTTGGAAATAATCAAGTTGTACGTGAAGAAGTATAGAATATATTTTCAAGAGGGGTACGACAAGTCAATGTTGCCTACAGTATCTCATCTTCTCCAAGTTGTTATCATTCCAGGGCTAAAATCTCTGAACCTTGGAACCATTGTTTATGTGGATGAAGTAGatgataatgattttgatgaaTTTGAAGTTACATTTAAGTCATTACTGCCTGTTCTGAGCAACATAGTAGAAATATCTCTCACAACGCATGGTTTAAATGTTACCTTACCAATATGCTCTGACAGTATTTTAAAACAGATGAGTGAAAATTGTCCAAATTTGAAATGTCTCAATATTTCCTTCAACAGTCGTGTTACTGACGTGGGTCTTCATTATTTAATTCCAAGCCAGGAAAGAGTTGGATGCCCTTCTTTAGAGGTATTATTCCTTCATGAGTGCTCTGTAACACCGTTTGGCATTTCTGATGTTTTAGAAAATTTACCTAATCTACGTATTGTAGGATACAAAAAATTAGGTGGGGTGTTATTTTCTCTTCACGATAGATATATTAAGACAAATGATTCTAGATTATTAGAAGGGTTCAAACTTACCCATGTCAATAATTTGAGTTGTACTTTCAAAAAACATGAAGGTGTTTGTAAGTTAATTCATGCTGTAGGAGTTCTGTGTCCTTTTGTACAGAATTTAAAAATGCGTGTGTTAGATAGTGATGTGCCTCATTTGGATGTATTTAAATGCTTGAAGTCATTGGAGCTGATTTTTAATGTTTACAGACCACTTTCACCCAGCAATGGGACATATGCTTATTTGAGAAGTTGTGGTCATCAGTTGACATCATTAACTCTTATTTGTGGACCATTTCAGACTGCTTTTCTGAAGCTGGTAGGCAAATATTGCTTTAATGTAAAGCAGCTCTGGATTAGGTGCAACAGTCTTATATTAGACTGTGAATTAGAACTTGATCAACCTGAAGAATGTAAGTTTATATACCTAGAGTCTCTATATTTTAGAGTGGGAGAGACTGAATATGACGAATGTGTTTTACCTGTGAGTGTTTTTCGTTATATCTTAAGGGACAGTTGTCTGAGAGAGCTGAGGCTCATAGGTAGGAATGTTTTGACTACTGACCTATGGTTGAGAGAGCTCTGGCAGAGCTTTAGTGTGCAGAGTTTAGAAAGAGTGCTCATTGCATTACCTCGTCAAAACATTGTGAATGCTAGTTTAAACTTATCTTTGTCATCTGTTCATATGATCCTTGAACAATGTCCCAATCTAATCACTTTAGAAAATTTATTAGTTTGGAAAGTGAGCCAAGAGCAGTGTGATGAGCTAAGACTAATGATGAAGGAGAGGAACATTAACCTGAAGCTCACTTACCGGATTATGAATATAACATGA